In Brachybacterium fresconis, the genomic stretch GGATCGCCGCCCTGCCGTACCACGCGGGCCTCGATGCGAGCGTGCGCCAGGACCACCAGGAGCGGTTCCTGCGCGCCGAAGGCCTGATCATCGTGGCGACCATCGCCTTCGGCATGGGCATCGACAAGCCCGACGTCCGTTTCGTCGCCCACCTCGACCTGCCCAAGTCCATCGAGGGCTATTACCAGGAGACCGGGCGCGCCGGTCGCGACGGCCAGCCCTCGACGGCCTGGCTGGCCTTCGGCCTCGGCGACGTGGTCAACCTGCGCAAGTTCATCGACGCCGGCGAGGGGTCCGAGCAGTTCAAGCGCAACGCCCGCACCCACCTCGATGCGATGCTCGCCCTGTGCGAGACGGTCTCCTGTCGCCGCGTGCAGCTGCTGCGTTACTTCGGCCAGGAGTCCGAGGCCTGCGGCAACTGCGACATCTGCCTGAACCCGCCGGAGACCTGGGACGCGACGGTCGCGGCGCAGAAGCTGCTGTCGGCGCTGATCCGCCTGGACCGCGAGCGGGGCCAGAAGTTCGGCTCCGGCCAGGTGATCGAGGTGCTGCTGGGCCGGGAGAACGAGCGCTCGCGCCAGTCCCGGCACGAGGAGCTGAGCGTGTGGGGCATCGGGGACGAACTCACCGAGAAGCAGTGGCGCTCCGCGCTGCGCCAGCTGGTGGCCCGCGGCATCGTCGAGCCCCAGGGGGACTACGGGGTCCTGACCCCTGGCTCGGCCTCCGGCCCGGTGCTGCGCAACGAGGAGACCGTCGAACTCGCCGTGGACCGCTCCCCCGTCAAGGCCACCCGGTCCCGCGGCGGCGGGGGCGGCGGCTCGAGGGCGGCCGACGGACTCGAGATCGCCGAACGCGAGCGGTTCGAGGCGCTGCGCCGCTGGCGCACAGCGGTCGCGAAGGAGAAGCAGATCGCTCCCTACATGGTCTTCTCCGACGCCACGCTGGTCGGCATCGTCCAGACCAGGCCGGAATCGGTCGCAGCGCTCGGCACCGTCAGCGGCGTCGGCGCCAAGAAGCTCACCGAGTACGGCGAGGACGTGCTCGGGGTGCTCGCCGACCAGGGCTGATCGCTCCCTCCCGAGCTGCCGGTCACCTGGAGCTGACCAGGGAATCTTCGCCGCCTGGGGGCGCCGGGAGCTGACGGGCACCTCGAGTGTCGCCCCCGTGCGGGAGACTGGACGCATGATGATCCATCCCGAGGAGGCGGACCCCGAGAAGGGAGTCGGCGCCGAGATCTCCTGGCAGCGCGGCACCTGCCCCCGCTGCGGCAGCGACCAGGTGATCCACCACGTGATCGGCATGCCCGTGGCGGGGGCGATGGAGTCCTCCCCGCCGTGGGTGGTCTGGGAGGGCTGCGTCGGCCTCGGCCCGGAGCGGGAGTGCCGGGCCTGCCAGCATGCCTGGTGGCCTGAGGACGTCGGCTACGCGGAGGATCCGGAGCCGTGGATCGACGGACTGACCGGCCAGGAGGAGCCGATCGACCCCGCGCCCCTGCGCGTGGTCGGTGCGGTGATCGTCGACGGGGAGCGGATCCTGGCCGCCCGGCGGAGACCGGGGAAGGCCGCCGCCGGGATGTGGGAGTTCCCCGGCGGGAAGATCGAGCGGGGCGAGTCCCCGCAGCAGGCCCTGGTCCGCGAGCTCGCCGAGGAGCTCGGCGTCCAGGTCTCGGTCGGTCACCTGATCGGCCGCGGAGAGGGTGAGGCCGGGGACCGCGACCTCCACCTGGACTGCTACTGGGTGCGCCTGGTCGGGCCGGTACCGACAGGCAGCACCGACCACGACCGGCTCGAATGGCTCGGCCGCGACGAGCTGCGGGAGCGGCAGTGGGCTCCGCCCGACGTCCCGATCGTCCAGGTGCTCCTGGCGGGGGCGCCGCCGGTCTTCGACCGACCCTGAGCTCAGCGCCCGAGGAAGTCCAGCAGCGCCTTGTTGAACTGTTCGGGATGGCTCGCGTTGAGGCCGTGCGGCCCGCCCGGGATCAGCACCAGCTCGCTGCCGGGGACCGCCTCGTGCGTCCGCTTGCCGGAGCCCTCGAAAGGCACCGTGCCGTCGGAGTCGCCGTGGATGATCAGCAGCGGCACGTCGATCGCACGCAGATCCTCCCGGAAGTCCGTGGTGGCCCAGGCCTCCATGCAGGCCAGCGCCGCCCCCTGGTCGCTCTGACGTGACATGCGCACCGCCTCGTCGACCTCGGCCTGATCGACCGCGAGCTGATCGCCCGCCGTGAAGAACCCCGTCGCGAAGTCGGCGAAGAAGGCATCGCGGTCCTGCTCGAGACCCTCGCGCAGCTGGGCGGCGGCGTCCCGGGTCAGCGGACCCTCGGGATTGTCGTCCGTCTGCAGCAGGTACGGCGGGACGGCGGACGCGAGCACTGCCGCACGCACCCGCGGACTGCCCTGGGTACCCAGGTGACGCACGACCTCGCCGCCGCCCATGGAGAAGCCCACCAGCGTCACATCGTGCACATCCAGCTGGGTGAGCACCGCCGTGAGGTCCGCGGCAAGGGTGTCGTAGTCGTAGCCGTCCTGGGGCTTGTCGGAGCGTCCGAATCCACGACGGTCATAGGTGATCACGCGGTATCCGGCCTGGTCGAGGGCGTCCCTCTGGTGGGCCCAGGACTCGCCGGAGAGCGGCCAGCCGTGGATGAGGACCACGGGGTGCCCGGAGCCCCCGCTGTCCTCGACGAACAGAGTGATCCCGTCCTGTGCGGTGACGTGCGCCATCGTCGTTCCTCTCCTCGGTGATGTCTCGACGCTATGCAGTCCTGCCCCGCAGTGCAAGCGCTCCTGCCCGGCGGTCATCGCCCCAGGACCCGGCGCCCCGGCGCAACTCCCCAGCAGCTCCTGGACCCGGACTGCTCAGCGCACCCCGTCGGGGAAGTCCGCCGGCTCCCCCGGCTGCCCGGTCTCGCCGAGGTCGATGCCGTAGTCGGAGGCGAAGCGCAGCTCGGTGCCCGCGAAGGTGCCCTCGACGTCCTCGTCGAGGTGGAACACCCGCGCGCCGCGCAGACGGTTCTCCTCCGCACCGCCCAGCCCATAGGTGCCGAAGCCGGTGCCCGGCCCGTAGCCGAGCTGGATGCCGTAGTAGTCGCCCACATAGGTGTTGATGTGGTCGTGCCCGACGAACAGGCCTCGCACATCGCCGCGCTGCAGCATCGCGGCGAACATGCCGGAGTTGAACGGGCCGGGGCACTCGTCCTCGTTGCGCTCCCCGACGATCGAGTGCTTCGCCGCCGCGCGGGCGTGATCGGCCCCGGTGCGGGCGTCGACGCTCGCGAACCACATGAAGCGGTGCTCCCACAGCGCGATGTGCTGGAACACGAGACCCGGGACCAGCTGCTTGTTCTTCGACTCCAGTCGCTGGGAGGCGTGGAGGTACCACTGGACCTGGTCGGGGCGCAGCCAGTCCCAGTCGGGGTATCCCTCGAAGTCCTGGCCGGCGATCTGCTCGGGGGCGTAGCGACCGGAGTCCAGCAGCCACAGGGCGAAGGCGTCGGCCCGCGATGCCGCGGAGCGCACGGTCAGCACCTGGTTGCCGCTGCCGGTGGTGTCCCGGGCGCCGGGGGTGTTGACGTTGTGCCGGTACTGCGCGACGAACTCCAGGTAGCCGGTCTCGTCGAGCCCGGTGGCCGCGCTGGAGTCCTCGTCGTGGTTGCCGAAGGTCAGTGCCCAGGGGATGCCGCGGTCCTCCATGGGCCGGACCACGTTGTTGATCGCCTGCTTCGCCTCCTGGGCCGTGGTGGGCGATCCGTCGATGACGTCGCCGTTGATCACCACGAAGTCCGGTGCCACGTCG encodes the following:
- the recQ gene encoding DNA helicase RecQ, coding for MDASPTADPISALREGDVEQTDRALAILSTVFGYDSFRGDQRAIIDQVAGGGDAVVLMPTGGGKSLCYQIPALLRQGTGIVISPLIALMADQVAALEAVGIRAAALNSTLELHEAQAVEQQLLAGELDLLYMAPERLVLPRTLDLLRRAELSLVAIDEAHCVSQWGHDFRPDYLGLSVLAEAFPTVPRIALTATATQATHRELTERLRLQEAEHFVSSFDRPNIQYRIEPKASPREQLLRLITTEHEGESGIVYCLSRKSVETTAAWLSDRGIAALPYHAGLDASVRQDHQERFLRAEGLIIVATIAFGMGIDKPDVRFVAHLDLPKSIEGYYQETGRAGRDGQPSTAWLAFGLGDVVNLRKFIDAGEGSEQFKRNARTHLDAMLALCETVSCRRVQLLRYFGQESEACGNCDICLNPPETWDATVAAQKLLSALIRLDRERGQKFGSGQVIEVLLGRENERSRQSRHEELSVWGIGDELTEKQWRSALRQLVARGIVEPQGDYGVLTPGSASGPVLRNEETVELAVDRSPVKATRSRGGGGGGSRAADGLEIAERERFEALRRWRTAVAKEKQIAPYMVFSDATLVGIVQTRPESVAALGTVSGVGAKKLTEYGEDVLGVLADQG
- a CDS encoding (deoxy)nucleoside triphosphate pyrophosphohydrolase; protein product: MMIHPEEADPEKGVGAEISWQRGTCPRCGSDQVIHHVIGMPVAGAMESSPPWVVWEGCVGLGPERECRACQHAWWPEDVGYAEDPEPWIDGLTGQEEPIDPAPLRVVGAVIVDGERILAARRRPGKAAAGMWEFPGGKIERGESPQQALVRELAEELGVQVSVGHLIGRGEGEAGDRDLHLDCYWVRLVGPVPTGSTDHDRLEWLGRDELRERQWAPPDVPIVQVLLAGAPPVFDRP
- a CDS encoding alpha/beta fold hydrolase, with translation MAHVTAQDGITLFVEDSGGSGHPVVLIHGWPLSGESWAHQRDALDQAGYRVITYDRRGFGRSDKPQDGYDYDTLAADLTAVLTQLDVHDVTLVGFSMGGGEVVRHLGTQGSPRVRAAVLASAVPPYLLQTDDNPEGPLTRDAAAQLREGLEQDRDAFFADFATGFFTAGDQLAVDQAEVDEAVRMSRQSDQGAALACMEAWATTDFREDLRAIDVPLLIIHGDSDGTVPFEGSGKRTHEAVPGSELVLIPGGPHGLNASHPEQFNKALLDFLGR
- a CDS encoding metallophosphoesterase family protein, which gives rise to MTTRSSSAASTPSSLPPSRPAQSRRSLLRYSATGIAAAGMMGTASAAPAPVVPAATAPTDRPLRPNEGIVRDELSFRDDGTFVVVQFNDTQDGHRTDVRTVALQEAVLDDVAPDFVVINGDVIDGSPTTAQEAKQAINNVVRPMEDRGIPWALTFGNHDEDSSAATGLDETGYLEFVAQYRHNVNTPGARDTTGSGNQVLTVRSAASRADAFALWLLDSGRYAPEQIAGQDFEGYPDWDWLRPDQVQWYLHASQRLESKNKQLVPGLVFQHIALWEHRFMWFASVDARTGADHARAAAKHSIVGERNEDECPGPFNSGMFAAMLQRGDVRGLFVGHDHINTYVGDYYGIQLGYGPGTGFGTYGLGGAEENRLRGARVFHLDEDVEGTFAGTELRFASDYGIDLGETGQPGEPADFPDGVR